TAGTCAAATTCGGTGTTCGTCCGCTCAATTTCAGCTGAATCGACCACAATAACGTACTCATACCCGCTTTGCGGTTGTGTTGCAATCAGCTGACTTCCCTCTAAGAACCGGAAATTATCAGGGATCTTATCCTTTAATACCATTTGAACTGACTTACCTTCGGAGAGTAATGCCAAGCCAACCGCAAGCAACGACCCAATGGCATCGCCATCTGGTCGCTGATGTGATAGTACCAGGAATTTTTTTGCCAGGTTAAATTGGTCACGAATTATTGTAATCAATTCATGATCAGAGACCTTCATTTTTTCCCACCCTTTTCCTTTTACTTTTTACCTTTTCCTGTGAATCAGTTTGATGGAGAGATATTAACAATCGTTCGATATGGTCAGCTTTTTCAAAAGTAGAATCCCAATGAAATCGCAAGCGTGGAAAGACTCTCAAGTCGAGGCGATGGGCCAGCTCACTACGCAAATATCCCTGGGCATGTTCAAACCCGGCCAGTACTTCCTGTGAGCGCTCCACTCCTTCGATCGCACTCACATATACCTCAGCGTACGCCAGCTCTTTATCGACTTCGACATCCGTGATGGTCACCCCTTTCAGGCGTGGGTCATTGCTCTCCATCAGGACGATTTCTGATAGTTCTTCACGGATGCGATCCGATATTCTGGTCAAGCGCGTTTTGGATACCATGCAAATTTACACAACCTTCTATGCGGCAGGTACTTTCTCAACCAGGACACATTCGATCTTATCGCCTTCATTAAAATCATCGAAGTTCCGGATGGAGATACCGCACTCAAATCCCTGCCGGATCTCTTTTACGTCTTCCTGGAGGTGTTTTATGGATGAAATCTCGCCAATGGCAACGATCTCACCACTCCGTAACACTTTCCCCCGCAAATTCCTCCTGATCTCGCCATCAGTCACGTAACAACCCGCGATATTGCCTACCTTGGAAATTCGGAATACCCTTCTCACTTCAGCATGCCCCAAAACAGTCTCTTTTTCCACCGGCTCGAGCATGCCATTAAGTGCCTTCTCGATATCTTCAATCATCCGATAGATAATGTCATACAGCCGGATAGAGACGCCTTCTTTCTCTGCAACTCGTCGTGCTGCTACATCCGCC
This genomic interval from Anaerolineales bacterium contains the following:
- the rbfA gene encoding 30S ribosome-binding factor RbfA, yielding MVSKTRLTRISDRIREELSEIVLMESNDPRLKGVTITDVEVDKELAYAEVYVSAIEGVERSQEVLAGFEHAQGYLRSELAHRLDLRVFPRLRFHWDSTFEKADHIERLLISLHQTDSQEKVKSKRKRVGKNEGL